The stretch of DNA TCCCTAACATTCTGATTCTGCTGTTTGTCCTGATCGTGATTTACTCCTTTGTCATGAATAAGACGGTGATGGGCCGTCACATTTATGCTCTGGGTGGCAACGAGAAAGCGGCAGGCTTGTCCGGGGTAAAAACGAAAAAAGTTTCGTTCTGGGTGTTCGTGAACATGGGCGTACTGGCTGCTATTTCCGGCTTAATCTTCGCCGCACGTCTGAATGCAGCGACGCCAAGAGCTGGTACGAACTTTGAGCTGGACGCGATAGCTGCCTGCTTCATAGGCGGAGCTTCTGCCTCCGGCGGAATTGGCAACGTGTTTGGCGCGATCATCGGCGGTCTGGTCATGGGCGTTCTGAACAACGGCATGTCGCTGGTTGGTCTCGGAATCGACTGGCAGCAGGGGATCAAGGGTTTAGTGCTGCTGCTTGCGGTCGCGTTCGATATTTATAACAAGAATAAACGGTCGGCTTAAGCGGATAAGCGTCTCAGATTGGGAAGCCGGCTGTCCCTATAACGGTGAGAACCCCTATCTTTTTGAGACAGGGGTTCTTTTTTAGTCAGCATAGGCTTAACGAATTAATCCCTTTTGTTTAAGAAAGTCTGCGGCGATCTGCTCGGCCTTATATCCTTCGTCCACTTTGGCATTCATCTCCTGCATTTCCTTCTCACTGATCTGGTTGTGCAGTGTATTTAAGACTTCGGCAAGCTGCGGATATTGATTAAGAGTGTCTTGCCGTACAAGGGGCCCTGCATCATAAGGAGGGAAGAACGAGCGATCATCCACCAGCAGCTTAAGCTTGTTAATGCTGACCTGACCGTCCGTTGTGTAGGCGGTAACCACATCGGTATCCCTTTGTGCGATAAGACGGTACATAATTCCTGTGTCCATACCTTTGACTTTGCGGAAATTTAAGTTGTAGGCGTCGCGAAGCCCGGGGTATCCGTCAGGCCGGTCAACAAACTCAAAAGGGCAGCTAAGAGATAGCTTTGGAGCTACCTTGGCTACATCACTATAAGTCTGCAAGTTGAACTTCTGGGCGGTCTCTTGTTGAACCGCCAAAGTATAAGAGTTGTTGAATCCGAATGGAGATAGGAAAGCAAGCTTGTCTTGGTTTAGAAGCTTTCTTGTTATGGACAAGGTCTCCTCGGGAGATCCAGTCTTCGACTGATAGTAATTTTGCACAATAGTTCCCGTATATTCCGGGTATATTTGAATGGAGCCTTTCCGCAGGGCGGTCCAAGCAATGTTGGAACCCCCGAGGTTTGTTTTAAGCTTCACGTGAATATCTGTCTTATCCTCTATGACCAATGCCATTAGGTTGGCGAGTACAATGTTCTCCGTAAAGTTCTTGGAACCAATAATCAGATCTCCCCCAGCTTTGCCGGGAGCCGAAGGATTCTTCCCGCAGCTTGATAGGCAGAGCAGGGAGAAGATCACAGCAATGCAGACTGTTGTTTTCCTAAGATCCATAGCTTGGCCTCTCCTGTCATGATGGTTTTAGACCTGGAGGAGTGGTTCGTCTCTCAAGTGCTCCCAGCAGTAAGTCGAGTACAAGAGCGAGCATAGCTGCAGGCAGGGCACCGAGCAAAATCAACGCATCCAAATTACGAGATATCCCCAGGAAAATGAAATCTCCTAAGCCTCCGGCTCCAATAAAAGCAGCTAGTGTTGCTGTTCCTACATTAATTACAGTTGCTGTCCGGATGCCGGCCATGATGAAGGACAGGGCTAGCGGCAGTTCGACCTTGAACAGAATCTGCCTGCGTGTCAGCCCCATTCCGACAGCTGCTTCGATAATAGAAGCATTAACGTCCTTGATTCCTGTATAGGTATTGCGAATAATAGGGAGCAAGGAGTATAGAAATAATGCCGTAATGGCAGTGACTGGTCCAATCCCCAGCAAGGGGATGAGCAGCCCAAGAAGAGCCAGACTGGGGACAGTCTGCAAAATATTGGCGATGCCAAGCACGGTTCCTTTGAAGGCTTGATAGCGTGCGATTAATATTCCAGCAGGAATCCCGATAACCATGGCAGCTAGCATGGAGAAAAATACAAGCTCAATATGCTGCCCAATCGCTGATAGCAGATCACCCCATCGTAGAGACACCTGAGTAACAAATTGGTCCCAGAACGATCCTGTCATGCTTCTTCATCTCCTTCC from Paenibacillus sp. CAA11 encodes:
- a CDS encoding ABC transporter substrate-binding protein, which gives rise to MDLRKTTVCIAVIFSLLCLSSCGKNPSAPGKAGGDLIIGSKNFTENIVLANLMALVIEDKTDIHVKLKTNLGGSNIAWTALRKGSIQIYPEYTGTIVQNYYQSKTGSPEETLSITRKLLNQDKLAFLSPFGFNNSYTLAVQQETAQKFNLQTYSDVAKVAPKLSLSCPFEFVDRPDGYPGLRDAYNLNFRKVKGMDTGIMYRLIAQRDTDVVTAYTTDGQVSINKLKLLVDDRSFFPPYDAGPLVRQDTLNQYPQLAEVLNTLHNQISEKEMQEMNAKVDEGYKAEQIAADFLKQKGLIR
- a CDS encoding ABC transporter permease encodes the protein MTGSFWDQFVTQVSLRWGDLLSAIGQHIELVFFSMLAAMVIGIPAGILIARYQAFKGTVLGIANILQTVPSLALLGLLIPLLGIGPVTAITALFLYSLLPIIRNTYTGIKDVNASIIEAAVGMGLTRRQILFKVELPLALSFIMAGIRTATVINVGTATLAAFIGAGGLGDFIFLGISRNLDALILLGALPAAMLALVLDLLLGALERRTTPPGLKPS